The Chiloscyllium plagiosum isolate BGI_BamShark_2017 chromosome 42, ASM401019v2, whole genome shotgun sequence genome contains a region encoding:
- the LOC122543011 gene encoding erlin-2-B-like: MAQLSSIVAVAAAILTAMIFSSVHKVEEGHIAVYYRGGALLKATSGPGFHLMLPFITTFKAVQNTVQTDEVKNVPCGTSGGVMIYFDRIEVVNFLIPSAVYDIVRNYTADYDKTLIFNKIHHELNQFCSVHTLQEVYIGLFDRIDEDLKLALQQDLTAMAPGLIIHAVRVTKPNIPETIRRNYELMESEKTKLLIAAQKQKVVEKEAETERKKALIEAEKVAQVAEIKFAQMIMEKETEKRISEIEDGVFVAREKARADADFYTAQRVAEANRLKLSPEYLQLLKYRAIASNSKIYFGKDIPKMFMDLNAFTPGAVSHTSGEVNSAHEIDSTLKEFEGRL; the protein is encoded by the exons ATGGCCCAGCTCAGCTCCATTGTGGCAGTCGCTGCTGCCATTCTTACTGCCATGATCTTCTCCTCTGTACACAAGGTGGAAGAGGGTCACATCGCTGTTTACTACAG GGGTGGAGCATTATTAAAGGCAACGAGTGGTCCAGGATTCCATCTCATGCTGCCCTTTATCACCACTTTCAAAGCTGTACAG AATACTGTGCAGACAGATGAAGTAAAAAATGTCCCTTGTGGCACAAG TGGTGGTGTCATGATCTACTTTGACAGGATTGAAGTGGTGAATTTCCTCATTCCAAGTGCAG TGTATGACATCGTGAGAAACTACACAGCAGACTACGACAAGACTCTCATCTTCAACAAGATCCATCATGAGCTGAACCAGTTCTGCAGCGTTCACACTCTGCAGGAAGTCTACATTGGGCTGTTCG ATCGGATAGACGAGGACCTGAAGTTGGCACTACAACAAGATTTAACAGCCATGGCTCCAGGTCTGATCATCCAC GCCGTCAGGGTGACCAAACCCAACATTCCAGAAACCATTCGCAGGAACTACGAGTTGAT GGAGAGTGAGAAGACAAAATTACTGATTGCGGCGCagaaacagaaggtggtggagaaggAAGCTGAGACTGAACGGAAGAAAGCACTcattg AGGCAGAGAAGGTGGCTCAAGTGGCTGAGATTAAATTTGCCCAGATGATAATGGAGAAGGAAACGGAGAAGAGGATATCAGAGATTGAAG aTGGTGTGTTCGTCGCGCGGGAGAAGGCTCGGGCAGATGCTGATTTCTACACAGCCCAGCGAGTGGCAGAAGCTAACCGG CTGAAGCTGAGCCCTGAGTATCTGCAGCTTCTGAAGTACCGAGCGATCGCATCCAACAGCAAAATCTACTTTGGGAAGGACATCCCCAAGATGTTCATGGACCTGAATGCCTTTACGCCTGGAGCAGTGAGCCACACATCGGGGGAAGTGAACTCAGCACATGAGATTGACAGCACACTGAAGGAGTTTGAAGGCAGGCTATAA